ATGCCTTCGCGAAATCGCGATGGCCTTTCTGAATCACTTCTTTGAAGACCGCTGGCTCGGCCCCAATCCGTTCCAACCCACCGCGGGTTACCCTGTCGATGCCGATCGCTTCCTGAAGGACGCTGCATCGACTCTCAACACGCACTGCATTTCAAAGTCTGATTTGATTCGATGCCGCTGAGCCGCCTCGCTGCCGTGACCCTGCTCACCATTCTGAGCGGCCTCCCCTCTGCATCGTCGCAAGCACCTCCGGCCAACCCGCAACCGAGCCAGACGGAACCCAGCGACCAACGAGCAGAACTGGTTCGGCCGGACAGGATCCTGCAAGCACTGGAGTCCGCGGATTCCTCTGTTCGCTGCGACGCGGTGCTGGACCTTGGTCGCTGCCACGCCAAGCATCCGAATTTAATTCCCGGTGCAATCGAATCGCTCCGTCGATCCGCGAACGATCCGAGCTTCGATGTCGCCTTGGCTTCAGTGCAATCCGCTGGACTCGTCGGCAGCTTCCAGGCCTTCGGCGCGATCACCGATGCCTTGCGACGCCCACTCTCTGCCACGCAAGCCGGACTGATCCTTGACGCGATCGACGCTCCCACCCTTCGCCCATTCTGGAAGACCTCCGATCCATTCCGAGTTTCCGCGCCACTGGCGGAACTGCGATCGATCGCAACCCGAGAACACACGCTGGAAGCTTTGGCCGCGATCTCAATCCCGCCCGCTTCACCGGCCGTGATCAACTCGGGCCGCGAAGCATTCGTGACCGCGCGTTGCGACGCTTGCCATCGTGTCGCCGGATACGGCCGAGCCGCCGGCCCCGACCTGCGAGGGATCGGAATGTGCTATTCCAACACGGAACTGATCCGCCATATCTTGCAACCATCGATCGACCTTCACGATGTCGGCCGCTTTGATCGATTCCTGACCGTGGACGGCCGCGTGATCACGGGACACGTCGTCTCGAGCGAATCGGATCAACTCCACATTCAAACCGACCTTTCCAACCCGGATTCCGTCGTGATCCTGGACCCAAAAGAAGTGGAACAGAGAAGCCCGTCGACCGTTTCCCCCATGCCGCTCGGCCTGCTGAATTCACTGACCCCCACGCAAGTCGCAGAACTGGTCACATTCCTCCGCAGCGACGGCGGACAACTCGCGCCGCCAGACGCCTCGCACGAACACTGACTTCAGCCAGAGCCGAACAGGTTCAAGACTGCGAGCGCAAAAAAAACGGCAACCCTCCAACGAGGATTGCCGCTGAGTGCTCGACGCCTTCGTAACCACGGAAGCGGTGGCAAAAAAACGGTCGGCTCAGCCAGACTTCCGGACAGGCTCGCCGCTCATCGCTGAGTGCGAAGCGGGCGTGTCACGCAGCAGTTTCGTGTACTCGTCGACGCCTTCTTGCTCTTCCTTCAAGATGTCCTCGAGGAAGACGACCAAACTGCGCTGTGGTTCCGCCAGCTCGATTGCCTGCGTGTACATCTCCACAGCCTTGGCTTCGAAGTCCCGACTGAACTCGAGCACTTCGACCAGGTTCTTGCTCTGCTTGATCTCGTTGCGAGTGGCAACGGGAACTCCGCCGAGAGCCGAAATCTTCTCGCCGACCAACTGAGCGTGCCCGAAGGATTCCTTCGCATCGCCCAAGAACTTGCCGGCGTAAACTTCTCGCCAAACGCCTTCCAGGATGAATGAGGCTTGGGAGTACTGAGCGACCCCGGTCCATTCGTGCTTGAGAATCTCGTTGAGCTGATTGATCAGTGCTTCGCTGGCCATGGGCATTTCCTTGTGATGTTCGGTGTGGGATCCGTTGAGCCGAAGTTCATCCCGGCTTTTCAACTTCAGAGCTTCCCAAAATTCTCTCACACCGCCCACCCCGAAACGAGCATCCCCATGGCAATCCCGAACCCAACGACCAAGACACCGCCAATCCATTTCCACCAAATTGTTTCGAAAATTCCATTGCCCCATTTGAAGTGGACACTTTCATTTCAACCACTTTTCCCGTGCTCAAAAAAGAGGCAGCCTCGCGAACCCCCGCCAGGACAGGGCGTGCACAAAAAACGCGCAGCACCCAAGCAGCGACGTAAGTCCAATTGCTAGCAAAGGTTCCGCGAGCACGTTTGATCACCTCGGAGGATGGCACCACGTCCCAAACGACCCGTGCACCTCCAGCCCCTCTCGCTCACGACATGACGTCATCGCCTTACCGCCGCACTGATTCCACCGACACCCGACAAGCCTCCACTTCGCGAGCGAACGAAAAATCGGTGGTCACGTCGGTGGATCCGGCTGTCGAGAGCGACGCCCAGCCGGCCGTTTACGCCAGCGACTTGGCTCGGTCCACCGGCACGGCGACCTCCGCCACCAAGGCCCAAGCCAAATCGGTCACGCCAACGACCGGCCCCGTCAAGTTGTCGCCGTTCGATCCCGAGATGCCTTACGAGGATCGCCCGCAGATGGTCCTGAAACTGGCTGGTGAAGTCTTTGCTCAAACCGGAAGCTGGGTCGTCTTCTATCGCGAGATGATGGGCTGCGATGGAGTCGTCTGGAAGCTGTTCCCCGATCCAGCTCAACGTCGCCACTTTGAGTCCAGCCCTGAGTTCGCGGAACTGCTGGAGATCATGACCTCGATCCGCAGCCAAGACAGCTCCAAGACCAAGGAGCACGAACCCGAACGAATGATCACCGTTCGTCTGCCCCGGTCGATGCACTCCACTGCCGTCCAAGAAGCGTCCGAACTCGGCCTGAGCATCAACAGCTACTGCCTGACCAAACTGCTGCAACCGATCAACAAACGGTTCACGCCCCTGGAAGCCGGCCCCCGCCGCGGACGCCGCCCCGGCCCCCAAATCCAAGTCGAGAAAACGGCCGACGGGGAAATCTCGATGCAGCGAATTCGTGTTTCGTCCAAGTCATCAAAACCCTCCAATTCGTCACCCAAAACGAACCGCAAGTCTCGGTAGTCACCGCGATCGCACCTCGGCACCCCGGTGATCTTGACTTTCCAGTGATCTCGACTTTCCAGCGATCTTGACTCCCTGACAAACCGGCCCCCTGCCGAACCTGCTCACGCCATCTGCATCTTGCTCTAGACCATCTGCCCCAGGCACCTTCGACGTGGCACGCAACGAACAACTGATCCGCCAACACAAGCTTCTGCAACTCCTCGAAGATTCACGCTTTGGCCGAACCCTGGACGAACTGCGCGGCGACCTGATCCTGGATCTCGGGCTATCGACGCTTCACACCCGCACCGTCCGCCGTGACCTCGAGGCACTTCAGGGCGCGGGCTACGACATTCAAAACGAGGTCCTGGAACGCGGGCGAATCTATCGCCTCGGCCGCAATCACACCGCCGTCCACGAGATCGCCTTCTCGGCGACCGAACTGATCGCCCTGTCGATCGGCCGCGAACTGCTCTACCCGCTGATGGGGACCCAGTACTGGCACGGCATCGAAACGTTCTGGAACAAAGTCCAAGAAGCGATCCCGGAAGGCGTCTACGAACACTACCAGCGATACCGAAAAGTCCTCTATGTCTCCGGCACGCCCAGCAAAACCTACGAAGCCCAATCGGGAATGCTGAAGACGATCAACCGCGCGATCCTGGAACACCGGGTGGTTGAAATCAAATACAAACCCATTGGCCGCGAAGCCTCCGTGCGACAGATCGAACCCTACGGGTTGGCGGTCCACCAAAACAGCATCTACGTCGTTGCCGCAGCCCCCGAAGTCACTGATGAATCGGAACGACTCCGCAACTGGAAACTCGACCGGTTCACGCAAGCCACGGTCCTGGACGACTACTTCAAACCGGACCCCAAGATCAACCTGAACGAGTTCCTCAGCAAGAGCATCGGAATCTTCTCAGGCGACAGCAGCACGCCCGTCAAAATCCGGTTGGGCAACCGTTCCGCGTCCTACCTTCGCGAAGACCCCTGGCACCCCGAGCAGAAACTGGAACTCGTCGACCCTGACGACCCCGCGTCGGACACGATCCTCACCGTGCCCGCGTCACACCCACGCGAACTCCTGCCCAAGGTCTTGGCTCTCGGCAGTGATGCGGAGGTTTTAGAACCAGCCGAGTACCGACAAACCGTCGCCGACGTTGTTCAAAAACTCGCCCAAGCCTACAGCGACTGATTCACGCCACTCGCTCAAGACAAATGCATCCGCCCGCTGGCATCATCGCCGCAGGCAGTTTCCCGCAACGCCTGAACGAACGAAGCGAACTCAGGCCGCATTCAGTCCCAAACGATTTTGCAAGCGTCGAAGATCGGACCTTCCACGCAGGTGCGTTTGTAATCCCACTCGCCATCGTCTTGCTTGACCTTGGCCACGCATGAGAAACAAATTCCGATCCCGCACGCCATCGGCGTTTCCATCGAAACCTGGCAATCGACACCGAAACGCTCGCAGACCTCGGCGGATTTCTCCATCATGATCTCGGGTCCGCAGGTGATCACCCGCACTCGAATGTCCGGGCTCTCTTGCTGGATCGCTTCCAACCGATCCGCCAACACATCGGGAACTCGCGCGGTGCGACCTTCCGATCCATCGTCGGTGCAAGTCGTCACCTCCAATCCAGCCGCTCGGAAATCATCGACGCCGGCCAACAACGACGCTCGCCGAGCCCCGTAGATCAGCTCGACGTTCTTGGCCCACCCTCGCTCAGTCGCGTCGCGGCCCGCGGCCAACATCGGGGTCTGGCCGATTCCACCAACCGCCATG
Above is a window of Rhodopirellula islandica DNA encoding:
- a CDS encoding c-type cytochrome, whose protein sequence is MPLSRLAAVTLLTILSGLPSASSQAPPANPQPSQTEPSDQRAELVRPDRILQALESADSSVRCDAVLDLGRCHAKHPNLIPGAIESLRRSANDPSFDVALASVQSAGLVGSFQAFGAITDALRRPLSATQAGLILDAIDAPTLRPFWKTSDPFRVSAPLAELRSIATREHTLEALAAISIPPASPAVINSGREAFVTARCDACHRVAGYGRAAGPDLRGIGMCYSNTELIRHILQPSIDLHDVGRFDRFLTVDGRVITGHVVSSESDQLHIQTDLSNPDSVVILDPKEVEQRSPSTVSPMPLGLLNSLTPTQVAELVTFLRSDGGQLAPPDASHEH
- a CDS encoding ferritin-like domain-containing protein, with translation MASEALINQLNEILKHEWTGVAQYSQASFILEGVWREVYAGKFLGDAKESFGHAQLVGEKISALGGVPVATRNEIKQSKNLVEVLEFSRDFEAKAVEMYTQAIELAEPQRSLVVFLEDILKEEQEGVDEYTKLLRDTPASHSAMSGEPVRKSG
- a CDS encoding helix-turn-helix transcriptional regulator; translated protein: MARNEQLIRQHKLLQLLEDSRFGRTLDELRGDLILDLGLSTLHTRTVRRDLEALQGAGYDIQNEVLERGRIYRLGRNHTAVHEIAFSATELIALSIGRELLYPLMGTQYWHGIETFWNKVQEAIPEGVYEHYQRYRKVLYVSGTPSKTYEAQSGMLKTINRAILEHRVVEIKYKPIGREASVRQIEPYGLAVHQNSIYVVAAAPEVTDESERLRNWKLDRFTQATVLDDYFKPDPKINLNEFLSKSIGIFSGDSSTPVKIRLGNRSASYLREDPWHPEQKLELVDPDDPASDTILTVPASHPRELLPKVLALGSDAEVLEPAEYRQTVADVVQKLAQAYSD
- a CDS encoding dihydroorotate dehydrogenase electron transfer subunit, yielding MSNLHAAHYADAMVRVDAPLIRNEAIAENTYLLRVAAPGIARSFRPGQFVMIRMTGVNAPLIGRAFAIYDVHPGADGQPESIDLIYLRKGSLTVPLSEAPVGTMVTVWGPLGNGFDDRPCDRLIMAVGGIGQTPMLAAGRDATERGWAKNVELIYGARRASLLAGVDDFRAAGLEVTTCTDDGSEGRTARVPDVLADRLEAIQQESPDIRVRVITCGPEIMMEKSAEVCERFGVDCQVSMETPMACGIGICFSCVAKVKQDDGEWDYKRTCVEGPIFDACKIVWD